One part of the Arthrobacter tumbae genome encodes these proteins:
- a CDS encoding DUF3117 domain-containing protein: protein MAAMKPRTGDGPMEVTKEGRSLIMRVPIDGGGRLVVELNAEEAGKLKDCLLTVTG from the coding sequence ATGGCTGCGATGAAACCCCGTACCGGTGATGGACCCATGGAGGTCACCAAAGAGGGACGCAGCCTCATCATGCGGGTTCCGATCGACGGCGGTGGACGCCTGGTCGTCGAACTCAATGCCGAAGAAGCAGGCAAGCTCAAAGACTGCCTGCTCACGGTAACGGGCTAG
- a CDS encoding DNA-3-methyladenine glycosylase I produces MTAVSGSDGHLRCAWAVSSAEYEAYHDNEWGRPVTGDAALFERISLEAFQSGLSWITILRKRENFRAAFAGFDPDGVAAFDDDDVARLLGDAGIVRNRAKILATVANARALLALPAGATLEGILDAHRPPPQAAPKSLTDVPAVVPESVALAKELKSRGFRFVGPTTAYAMQQATGYVNDHLASCWVRDSSP; encoded by the coding sequence GTGACCGCGGTCAGTGGCAGCGATGGCCACCTGCGGTGCGCCTGGGCGGTGTCGAGCGCGGAATACGAGGCCTACCACGACAACGAGTGGGGGCGTCCGGTCACTGGCGATGCCGCGCTCTTCGAAAGAATCAGCCTCGAAGCGTTCCAGTCCGGGCTGAGCTGGATCACCATCCTGCGCAAGCGGGAGAATTTTCGGGCTGCCTTCGCCGGTTTCGATCCCGACGGAGTTGCCGCTTTCGACGACGACGACGTCGCGCGCCTGCTCGGAGATGCGGGCATCGTGCGCAACCGGGCCAAGATCCTTGCAACCGTAGCGAACGCCCGCGCTCTACTCGCCCTGCCTGCCGGCGCCACGCTGGAGGGAATACTGGACGCACACCGGCCGCCGCCTCAAGCCGCGCCCAAGTCGCTGACGGATGTCCCCGCCGTCGTGCCGGAGTCGGTTGCGCTCGCGAAGGAACTGAAGTCCCGAGGGTTTCGCTTCGTCGGTCCCACCACCGCCTATGCCATGCAGCAGGCAACCGGATACGTCAACGACCACCTTGCGTCCTGCTGGGTGCGGGACTCTTCACCGTAG
- a CDS encoding DivIVA domain-containing protein, which translates to MTVFLVVIAVAAVGATAFFAVGRSWPGPGASSGGEPRALPGLVEPTPSLPPVLLPEHPGAADVGRVRFSLGLRGYRMDQVDEVLDSLAAALAERDALIEALQEQNRDGR; encoded by the coding sequence ATGACGGTGTTCCTCGTTGTGATCGCGGTTGCGGCAGTGGGCGCCACAGCCTTTTTTGCCGTCGGGCGGAGTTGGCCGGGCCCCGGTGCGTCTTCAGGAGGAGAGCCCAGAGCCCTTCCTGGACTGGTTGAACCGACGCCTTCCCTGCCGCCGGTGCTGCTCCCGGAACATCCGGGCGCTGCGGACGTGGGCCGGGTCCGGTTCTCGCTTGGTCTGCGCGGATATCGCATGGACCAGGTGGACGAGGTCCTGGACAGCCTGGCCGCAGCCCTCGCTGAGCGCGATGCGCTCATTGAAGCGCTGCAGGAACAGAACCGGGACGGCCGGTGA
- a CDS encoding TIGR00730 family Rossman fold protein, producing MSLHSGTNDQHTGPPAAPARRRGQVELRRDQARTAQSDRYLLDSEEETPFTKTDPWRVLRIQSEFVEGFGTLSELGRAISVFGSARTPRDSPYYAVGEEVGRLLVEAGYAVITGGGPGAMEAANKGACEAGGVSVGLGIELPFEQGMNEWVDLGINFRYFFARKTMFVKYAQGFIVLPGGFGTLDELFEAMTLVQTQKVTSFPIVLIGTEFWGPLWNWVRDTLLANGMISEKDLSLVHLVDDPADAVRAVLADTARHTGP from the coding sequence ATGAGTCTCCACAGCGGCACAAACGATCAGCACACCGGTCCTCCGGCGGCACCTGCGCGGCGCCGTGGCCAGGTGGAACTCCGCCGGGACCAGGCAAGGACCGCGCAGTCCGATCGGTACCTGTTGGACTCCGAGGAGGAGACACCTTTCACCAAAACGGACCCATGGCGGGTCCTGCGGATCCAGAGCGAATTCGTGGAAGGCTTCGGGACCCTCTCGGAATTGGGACGGGCCATCAGTGTGTTTGGTTCCGCGCGGACTCCGAGGGACTCTCCGTACTACGCGGTCGGCGAGGAAGTGGGACGGCTCCTGGTGGAGGCCGGATACGCCGTGATCACCGGCGGGGGCCCGGGTGCAATGGAGGCTGCGAACAAGGGTGCCTGCGAGGCCGGTGGGGTTTCAGTGGGGCTCGGCATCGAACTTCCCTTTGAGCAGGGAATGAACGAGTGGGTGGATCTCGGCATCAACTTCCGCTACTTCTTCGCCCGCAAAACCATGTTCGTCAAATATGCGCAGGGCTTCATTGTGTTGCCGGGAGGTTTTGGGACCCTGGATGAGCTCTTCGAGGCGATGACGCTGGTCCAGACCCAGAAGGTCACGTCCTTCCCGATCGTGCTGATCGGTACCGAGTTCTGGGGTCCGCTGTGGAACTGGGTACGGGACACACTGCTCGCCAACGGAATGATTTCGGAGAAGGACCTGTCACTGGTTCACCTGGTCGATGACCCTGCAGACGCCGTTCGCGCCGTACTCGCTGACACAGCCCGGCATACCGGACCCTAG
- a CDS encoding amino acid ABC transporter ATP-binding protein: MTRDTQSSTPTSASNSSAQPLVSLKNVNKHFGELHVLKDINLEVARGEVVVVIGPSGSGKSTLCRAINRLETIDNGEIRIDGKELPAEGKALAKLRADVGMVFQSFNLFAHKSILENVTLGPVKVKGMKTPAAKELAMSLLKRVGVDNQAQKLPAQLSGGQQQRVAIARALAMQPKVMLFDEPTSALDPEMINEVLDAMVALAKEGMTMIVVTHEMGFARKAADRVLFMADGQIVEQAKPEEFFTNPQSDRAKDFLGKILAH; encoded by the coding sequence ATGACTCGTGACACACAGTCGAGCACGCCCACGTCCGCGTCCAACTCGTCAGCACAGCCTCTCGTCTCTTTGAAGAACGTCAACAAGCACTTTGGCGAACTCCATGTGCTCAAGGACATCAACCTCGAAGTTGCCCGCGGCGAGGTGGTGGTGGTGATCGGGCCCTCCGGGTCCGGCAAGTCCACGCTGTGCCGCGCCATCAATCGCCTGGAAACCATCGACAACGGCGAAATCCGGATCGACGGCAAGGAGCTGCCCGCTGAAGGCAAGGCGCTGGCAAAGCTGCGCGCCGACGTCGGCATGGTGTTCCAGTCCTTCAATCTGTTCGCGCACAAGTCCATCCTCGAGAATGTGACTCTCGGCCCCGTGAAGGTCAAGGGAATGAAGACTCCCGCGGCGAAGGAGCTCGCGATGTCGCTGCTGAAGCGCGTTGGGGTGGACAACCAGGCGCAGAAGCTTCCCGCACAGCTGTCCGGAGGCCAACAGCAGCGAGTCGCGATTGCGCGTGCGCTCGCGATGCAGCCGAAGGTGATGCTCTTCGATGAACCTACGTCTGCGCTGGACCCGGAGATGATCAACGAAGTCCTGGACGCCATGGTCGCCCTGGCCAAGGAAGGGATGACCATGATCGTCGTCACCCACGAGATGGGCTTCGCCCGCAAGGCTGCCGACCGTGTGCTCTTCATGGCTGACGGTCAGATTGTCGAGCAGGCCAAGCCGGAAGAGTTTTTCACCAACCCGCAGAGCGATCGTGCCAAGGACTTCCTCGGCAAGATCCTCGCCCACTAA
- a CDS encoding glutamate ABC transporter substrate-binding protein, whose translation MRTTRYGALAMAAAAALTLSACGGGGETEGGGEGTGEAAAESVRIGIKFDQPGLGFDEGGEYTGFDVDVAKYVAGELGYSEDQIEWVEAPSANRENLLSNEQVDMIFATYSITDTRKETVDFAGPYFIAGQDLLVPVDSDITGPEDLDGRNLCSVTGSTSAQRVKDEFAEGVNLVEQPGYAECVSLMSGGQIDAVTTDDIILAGLAAQESNQGQFKVVGNPFSEENYGVGLTKGSELCSDINAAIEKMIEEGAWEEALANNLEGVDYEPNAELNPPTPDDCA comes from the coding sequence ATGCGAACAACACGATACGGGGCACTGGCCATGGCCGCGGCTGCCGCACTCACCCTGTCCGCCTGCGGCGGCGGCGGCGAGACCGAAGGCGGAGGAGAAGGCACCGGCGAAGCAGCTGCCGAATCCGTACGCATCGGCATCAAATTCGACCAGCCGGGCCTCGGCTTCGATGAGGGCGGCGAGTACACCGGCTTCGACGTCGATGTGGCCAAGTACGTCGCCGGTGAACTCGGCTACAGCGAAGACCAGATCGAATGGGTGGAAGCACCTTCCGCCAACCGTGAAAACCTGCTCTCCAACGAGCAGGTTGACATGATCTTCGCGACGTACTCGATCACCGACACCCGCAAGGAGACAGTGGACTTCGCCGGTCCGTACTTCATCGCCGGCCAGGACCTGCTGGTTCCTGTGGACAGCGACATCACCGGTCCGGAAGACCTCGATGGCAGGAACCTCTGCTCCGTCACCGGGTCCACTTCCGCCCAGCGCGTGAAGGACGAATTCGCCGAGGGCGTCAACCTGGTCGAGCAGCCCGGATACGCGGAGTGCGTCAGCCTGATGAGCGGCGGACAGATCGACGCCGTCACCACAGATGACATCATCCTTGCGGGTCTTGCTGCGCAGGAATCCAATCAGGGACAGTTCAAGGTCGTGGGCAACCCGTTCTCGGAGGAGAACTACGGTGTTGGCCTCACCAAGGGCAGCGAACTGTGCTCCGACATCAATGCCGCCATCGAGAAGATGATCGAGGAAGGTGCCTGGGAAGAAGCCCTGGCAAACAACCTGGAAGGCGTCGACTACGAGCCGAACGCGGAACTGAACCCGCCGACGCCGGACGACTGCGCCTAA
- a CDS encoding amino acid ABC transporter permease translates to MDGFLSLFEQYDVAGAFWVNIQLTFFAAIWSLLLGTLLALFRISPIASLQWFGASYVNIFRNTPLTIILAFGVLALFGQLVVSLADDFDLNFFRLAVLGLSLYHAAFVCEAIRSGVNTVPLGQAEAARAIGLSFLPAARLVILPQAFRGAIAPLGNVLIALTKNSTVAAAGSVAESAGLMKTMIEFRSDMVIPIFFTFAMGFVIIVIPIGLLTTWASKKLAVAR, encoded by the coding sequence GTGGACGGTTTCCTGTCGCTCTTCGAGCAATACGACGTCGCAGGGGCGTTCTGGGTCAACATCCAGTTAACATTCTTTGCGGCGATCTGGTCCCTGCTCCTCGGAACGCTCCTGGCCCTGTTCAGGATCTCACCCATCGCGAGCCTGCAGTGGTTCGGCGCCTCCTACGTCAACATCTTCCGCAATACGCCGTTGACGATCATCCTCGCCTTCGGTGTACTGGCACTGTTCGGCCAATTGGTTGTCAGCCTGGCAGATGACTTTGACCTGAATTTCTTCCGGCTGGCGGTTCTCGGACTGAGCCTTTACCACGCAGCTTTCGTCTGTGAGGCAATTCGAAGCGGCGTCAACACCGTCCCGCTGGGACAGGCAGAGGCAGCCCGCGCGATCGGTCTGTCATTCCTTCCGGCTGCCCGGCTCGTCATTCTTCCGCAAGCGTTCCGCGGCGCCATCGCGCCGCTCGGCAACGTTCTGATCGCGCTCACCAAAAACTCAACCGTTGCTGCCGCCGGTTCAGTCGCTGAGTCCGCCGGCCTGATGAAAACCATGATCGAGTTCCGTTCTGACATGGTGATCCCGATCTTCTTCACCTTCGCGATGGGCTTTGTGATCATCGTGATCCCGATCGGCCTGCTCACTACCTGGGCATCCAAGAAACTGGCGGTGGCACGATGA
- a CDS encoding amino acid ABC transporter permease has product MSAQQVLFDAPGPKAKRNILIGNIAGALLIVGLLAWLTITLAERGQLEPAKWTPFLEGRTWEFFLLPGLLNTLRAAGVAIVTSVVLGLLLGIGRLSHFLPLRWLAGVVVEFLRAVPVLLMMIFLWLAIGAAGIMRPQDIPFVAVVTALTLYNGSVIAELVRSGVEGLPKGQREAGMAIGMTRNQSLRSIEVPQALTAMLPALISQFVVILKDSALGYIITYTELLQNARRLGVGEGNLLQALLIAAVIFIIINFALSSLANRLSKLLSFRTTGTTKKENVSNVVVADPTNA; this is encoded by the coding sequence ATGAGCGCCCAACAGGTCCTTTTCGACGCGCCGGGCCCCAAGGCAAAGCGCAACATACTGATCGGTAACATCGCCGGCGCCCTGCTCATCGTTGGGTTACTCGCATGGCTGACGATCACGCTCGCGGAGCGTGGGCAATTGGAACCCGCGAAATGGACACCTTTCCTGGAAGGCAGGACCTGGGAATTCTTCCTCCTCCCGGGACTCCTGAACACTCTCCGGGCGGCCGGCGTAGCGATCGTCACCTCGGTGGTCCTCGGACTCCTTCTCGGCATCGGACGGCTCTCGCATTTCCTTCCGCTCCGGTGGCTGGCCGGCGTGGTCGTCGAGTTCCTTCGCGCGGTTCCGGTCCTGCTGATGATGATCTTTCTCTGGCTCGCCATCGGCGCGGCGGGCATCATGCGCCCACAGGATATCCCCTTCGTCGCTGTGGTCACGGCGCTGACGCTTTACAACGGATCAGTCATCGCTGAACTTGTCCGCTCCGGCGTGGAAGGACTGCCCAAGGGACAACGGGAAGCCGGAATGGCCATCGGTATGACCCGCAATCAATCGCTGAGAAGCATCGAGGTGCCCCAGGCCCTCACAGCCATGCTGCCCGCGCTGATTAGTCAGTTCGTGGTGATCCTGAAGGACTCAGCGCTCGGCTACATCATCACGTATACCGAGCTCCTGCAGAATGCGCGCCGGTTGGGCGTTGGTGAGGGAAACCTGCTTCAGGCCCTGCTCATCGCAGCCGTCATCTTCATCATCATCAACTTCGCGCTCTCATCCCTGGCAAACCGGCTGTCGAAGCTCCTCAGCTTCCGGACAACGGGAACGACAAAGAAGGAGAACGTCAGCAACGTGGTAGTTGCAGATCCCACCAACGCGTAG
- the dapE gene encoding succinyl-diaminopimelate desuccinylase: MTDSGFQRLDPRADVAQLTADIMDINSVSGNERALADAVEGILRACSHLEVVRDGDSLIGRTNLGRAERVILAGHLDTVPLPHVPGSRGTVPSAWDGEVLYGRGATDMKGGVAVQLALAAALTEPSRDITYVFYDHEEVEASLSGLGRLAESHPTWLEADFAVLLEPTNGTVEGGCNGTARFNVTTTGRAAHSARAWMGENAIHKMAEVLVRLRDHQPATVSVDGLDFRESLNAVLISGGTAGNVIPDRAIAEVNYRFAPDKSPEDAEKYVRDLLVGFELERTDAAAGARPGLNHPAAAAFVAAVGGEPKPKYGWTDVARFSALGIPAVNFGPGDALLAHSDDEHVHADAIRVCLKALSEWLA; the protein is encoded by the coding sequence ATGACAGATTCCGGATTCCAGCGCCTCGATCCCCGTGCAGACGTCGCGCAGCTCACAGCCGACATCATGGACATCAACAGTGTCTCGGGTAACGAGCGCGCGTTGGCCGATGCGGTGGAGGGGATCCTTCGAGCGTGTTCCCACCTGGAAGTGGTCCGGGACGGTGACTCGCTGATCGGCCGGACGAATCTGGGTCGTGCCGAGCGGGTCATCCTTGCGGGTCATCTCGACACCGTGCCGCTGCCGCATGTGCCCGGTTCCCGCGGTACCGTGCCGAGCGCCTGGGATGGCGAAGTTCTCTATGGGCGCGGCGCCACCGATATGAAGGGCGGTGTCGCCGTCCAGCTCGCGCTTGCTGCTGCACTGACCGAGCCGTCCCGGGACATCACCTATGTCTTCTACGACCACGAGGAGGTCGAGGCATCCCTCAGCGGACTCGGCCGGTTGGCCGAAAGTCATCCCACCTGGCTCGAGGCCGATTTCGCGGTGCTGCTCGAACCCACCAACGGCACCGTCGAAGGCGGTTGCAATGGAACGGCCCGCTTCAACGTCACGACGACGGGGCGCGCAGCCCACTCTGCCCGGGCCTGGATGGGGGAGAACGCCATTCACAAGATGGCGGAGGTACTTGTTCGGCTTCGGGATCACCAGCCGGCCACGGTATCGGTGGACGGGCTCGATTTCCGGGAGAGCCTCAACGCTGTCCTGATCAGCGGCGGCACCGCAGGCAATGTGATTCCCGATAGGGCCATTGCCGAGGTGAATTACCGGTTTGCTCCGGATAAGAGTCCGGAGGACGCTGAAAAGTACGTCCGTGACCTGCTTGTTGGTTTTGAGTTGGAGCGGACGGATGCCGCTGCCGGTGCGCGTCCCGGGCTGAATCATCCCGCTGCCGCTGCCTTTGTTGCGGCGGTCGGTGGGGAGCCGAAGCCGAAGTACGGCTGGACCGACGTGGCCCGCTTTAGTGCGCTTGGCATACCGGCTGTGAACTTCGGTCCCGGTGACGCGCTCCTCGCCCACTCGGACGATGAACATGTCCATGCAGATGCAATCCGTGTTTGCCTCAAGGCGTTAAGCGAGTGGCTCGCCTGA
- the dapD gene encoding 2,3,4,5-tetrahydropyridine-2,6-dicarboxylate N-succinyltransferase: MTETASASLTPSETTARTAFGVGLATLAEDGTVLDVWYPQPVLGEASGDADALSAELAAIAAPDALRGVTQEVLSTTSLLDDAPTDAADAYLRLHLLSHRLVQPNSINLDGLFGLLANVVWTNFGPCAVNNFETTRLHLRTRGTVVVYGVDKFPRMVDYVMPSGVRIADADRVRLGAHLAEGTTVMHEGFVNFNAGTLGHSMVEGRISAGVVVGNGSDIGGGSSIMGTLSGGGKERISIGERCLLSAQAGIGISLGDDCVVEAGLYITAGTKVTLPDGSIAKAAELSGQSGVLFIRNSTTGVVEARQRSGQGIALNAALHAN; this comes from the coding sequence ATGACTGAGACGGCTTCCGCTTCCCTGACCCCCTCCGAAACCACCGCACGAACCGCTTTCGGCGTCGGCCTGGCCACGCTGGCCGAAGACGGAACGGTACTCGATGTCTGGTACCCGCAGCCGGTTCTAGGCGAAGCTTCCGGCGATGCTGATGCGCTGTCCGCCGAACTCGCCGCCATCGCAGCCCCGGATGCACTGCGCGGCGTCACCCAGGAAGTACTGTCGACAACTTCCCTGCTCGACGACGCCCCGACCGACGCAGCGGATGCCTACCTCCGGCTCCACCTGCTTTCGCACCGCCTCGTACAGCCGAACAGCATCAACCTCGACGGGCTCTTCGGATTGCTCGCCAACGTGGTGTGGACGAACTTCGGCCCCTGCGCCGTCAACAACTTCGAAACCACTCGCCTGCACCTGCGTACCCGCGGCACGGTGGTGGTGTACGGCGTGGACAAGTTCCCGCGCATGGTTGACTACGTGATGCCCTCGGGCGTTCGGATCGCCGACGCCGACCGGGTTCGCCTGGGCGCGCATCTGGCCGAAGGCACCACCGTCATGCACGAAGGTTTTGTGAACTTCAATGCCGGGACGCTCGGCCATTCAATGGTCGAGGGTCGCATTTCCGCCGGCGTCGTCGTGGGCAACGGCTCCGACATCGGCGGCGGCTCCTCGATCATGGGTACGCTGTCCGGCGGCGGCAAGGAACGCATCAGCATCGGCGAGCGCTGCCTCCTGAGCGCACAGGCCGGGATCGGTATTTCCCTCGGTGACGACTGCGTGGTGGAAGCCGGTCTCTACATCACCGCAGGAACCAAGGTGACTCTTCCGGACGGCTCAATCGCCAAGGCCGCTGAGCTCTCCGGACAGTCCGGGGTGCTCTTCATCCGCAACTCGACCACCGGCGTCGTTGAAGCACGGCAGCGTTCAGGGCAGGGAATCGCACTGAACGCTGCCCTCCACGCCAACTAG
- the galE gene encoding UDP-glucose 4-epimerase GalE, with the protein MKILVTGGSGYIGSHTTLALLEAGHDVVVVDNLYNSSETALKRVEELAGRDVAFRKVDLLDEHALDAVFEAEAVEAVIHFAGLKAVGESVEKPLFYYHNNVGGTLNLLRTMDRHNVRTLVFSSSATVYGASEEVPLIEKMPLDATNPYGRTKEQIEDILSDVGASDSRWNIALLRYFNPVGAHESGRIGEDPTGIPNNLLPFVAQVAVGRREKVMVFGNDYPTPDGTGIRDYIHVVDLADGHVAALNYLTSHAGVHRWNLGTGNGSSVLEVLAAFSKAAGHEVPYEFAPRRPGDAAVSYADPSSALADLGWSAHNSLDQMCEDHWRWQKNNPQGYAS; encoded by the coding sequence ATGAAGATACTCGTTACCGGCGGAAGCGGTTACATTGGCTCGCACACCACGCTTGCACTCCTGGAGGCGGGCCACGACGTCGTCGTAGTGGATAATCTCTACAATTCAAGCGAGACCGCCCTGAAGCGGGTCGAGGAGCTTGCCGGCCGCGACGTGGCTTTCCGTAAGGTGGATCTGCTCGATGAGCACGCGCTCGACGCCGTGTTCGAAGCCGAAGCCGTCGAAGCCGTCATCCACTTCGCCGGGTTGAAGGCAGTCGGTGAATCAGTGGAAAAGCCGCTGTTCTACTATCACAACAACGTCGGCGGCACGTTGAATCTGCTGCGCACCATGGACCGCCACAACGTCCGCACCCTGGTCTTCAGTTCCTCAGCCACCGTTTACGGTGCGTCCGAAGAGGTGCCGCTCATCGAGAAAATGCCGCTGGATGCGACCAACCCATACGGCCGCACCAAGGAGCAGATCGAAGACATCCTGAGCGACGTCGGAGCCTCCGACAGCCGCTGGAACATCGCGCTGCTGCGCTACTTCAACCCGGTAGGTGCGCATGAGTCGGGGCGTATCGGCGAAGACCCAACGGGTATCCCGAATAACCTGCTGCCCTTCGTGGCGCAGGTGGCGGTCGGCAGGCGCGAGAAAGTGATGGTATTCGGCAACGACTACCCCACCCCGGACGGCACCGGCATCCGCGACTACATCCATGTGGTGGATCTAGCGGACGGCCACGTAGCGGCCCTGAACTACCTCACCTCCCACGCCGGGGTGCACCGCTGGAACCTGGGTACCGGCAATGGATCGTCAGTGCTCGAGGTGCTCGCCGCATTCTCGAAGGCCGCCGGCCATGAGGTTCCCTACGAGTTCGCCCCCCGCCGACCGGGAGATGCAGCGGTCAGCTACGCGGACCCTTCGTCAGCCCTGGCGGACCTCGGGTGGTCTGCACATAATTCGCTGGACCAGATGTGCGAGGACCACTGGCGCTGGCAGAAGAACAACCCGCAGGGTTACGCCTCCTGA